In Actinotignum schaalii, the sequence CCGCGCATCCACGACCGCGGCCAGCGCCAGGAATGCCCCGCACACGCCCTCACAAAGAAGCGCAAGCGCACCGGTGCCTAAAAGTGCTCCGGCCCCCAGGAACGCGCCAGCACCGCCAGCTGCACCCGTATCACTAACCGGGTTCCCGCTACTACTAAACGCCCCCACCGAGCGCGACCACCCCAGCCCCGCCCAGCACAGGCTCAGGCCCAGCAGGAGCACGACCGCTACCGGTGGGCTGAGGGCGCCGCGCAGGATGCGCTCGCGGGAAAAGAAGGTCATGCGCTCAGGTTACGGATACCCCAGCGCCTCAACCAGCCCCAGCCTGCGCCCTGTGGATAGCACCGCCGTTTGGGCAACCTGGGGATAAGTACCGGCACCGCCGAATCGGCACGTGCCAAAGCAGCTTGCGCCGTCGTACCTATACGCGGCTGCGCTAGTGGTCCTTTTTCTCTCCGTCCGGATGCGCGGCGTACCACTCGCGGAATTCGGCCTGGAAACGCATCTGTTCCTCGTAATCGGCCGTGAACTTCGTTTCCCCGGTTTCCAGATTGACGGTGGTGAAGTAGAGCCAATTGCCCTCGGCCGGATTGACGGCCGCTTCAATGGCCTCCACCCCGGGGGCCCCGATAGCAGTGGGCGGCAGGCCCTTCACCCGGTAGGTGTTATAGGGATTATCCGCATCCAATTCGGCCCGGGTGGGTACCCCGCCGGATTTACCCACCCCGTAAAGCACGGTGGAATCCATCTGGAGCCGCCCGGCGACCTCCGGGGCATTATCCCCGAGCCGGTTCTCAATAACCCGGGCGACTTTCGGATAATCAGCCGGGTGCCCTTCGCGTTCCACGATAGAGGCCGTGGTGAGCACCGCCTGCCACCGGCTCCGCTCCGCACCGCTGGCTTCCAGGCGCCCGACCTGGACCTCCACCATCTGCTGGAGTGCCTCGGTCACCGTGGTATTCGGGTCGAAATCATAGGTGGCGGGCGCCAGCCAGCCTTCCACATTCCCGCCGGCCTCCGCGGGTAGCCCGAGAGCTGCGGCGTCGTTCATCGCATCTTCGACCACGCCGACGTCAATATCCATGAGGTTACCGAGCCGGTCCCGCACCTGCCATTTCGTGAAGCCTTCGGGAATCGTCACCTTAATTGTGGCGGCATTGGCCGGGTCCAGTAGCGCGGATAGCGCGGCCGATGCGGACATCTGCTCGCGCAGAGTGTAGGCCCCGGCCTGGATACCCGTGGAGCGCGGGTCGCGGGAAAATACGTCAATAAATGCACCTTCGGTGGCAACAATATTTTTTTCGGCGAGCACCGCGGCGATCTGCCGCCCGGTGGCTCCTTCCGGAATCCGCACCACTACCTGGCCGGTTCCTTCTCCACTGTAATCGCGCACGGTATCGGAGCTGTGCAGCAAGCGCGGGAAGAAAATAACAGCCGCCGCGGTGAGCGCGGTGACAAGCAATACAGTAATAATTCCGGTGGTGATACGACGACGCCTACGCAAGCGGGCCCGCTCATTGCGCCGCGCCGCGGCCCGGCGCCGCGCCTCCGCCGCATTGCGGCCTTCTGAATTTCGCCCCGATGAGCTGCGCCCGGCCGGTACCCGCCCGGAGCTTCCCCGCCCCTGCGCGCCGCGCCCGTGCGGATGACTTCCACGCGCCGTGCCCCGCTGGGAACCGCCCCGTAACTCGCTTCCTCGCGACGCCGCGCCGCGCAACTCGTTTCCTCGCGATGCCGCGCCCCGTTGCGAGCCGGCCCCGTGAGACCTCCCCCGCGCACCCGATTGGCGACGACGCGGGGTATCGGCGTCGTCCGCACTCAAGCGGTCAAAAACGTCACTCATTATCGCCTTTCGCTTCGCTCTGCGATTCGGTTATCGCCGCCACGAGTTCGCCGGCAGGTGCGCCGGTGAGCCGCTCTGCTTCCAACGCATTATTAAGAATAACGGTCGCGGCAACCTGGTCAACAACGGCGCGGTGGCGCCGCGAGCTCCGCCCCG encodes:
- the mltG gene encoding endolytic transglycosylase MltG, producing MSDVFDRLSADDADTPRRRQSGARGRSHGAGSQRGAASRGNELRGAASRGSELRGGSQRGTARGSHPHGRGAQGRGSSGRVPAGRSSSGRNSEGRNAAEARRRAAARRNERARLRRRRRITTGIITVLLVTALTAAAVIFFPRLLHSSDTVRDYSGEGTGQVVVRIPEGATGRQIAAVLAEKNIVATEGAFIDVFSRDPRSTGIQAGAYTLREQMSASAALSALLDPANAATIKVTIPEGFTKWQVRDRLGNLMDIDVGVVEDAMNDAAALGLPAEAGGNVEGWLAPATYDFDPNTTVTEALQQMVEVQVGRLEASGAERSRWQAVLTTASIVEREGHPADYPKVARVIENRLGDNAPEVAGRLQMDSTVLYGVGKSGGVPTRAELDADNPYNTYRVKGLPPTAIGAPGVEAIEAAVNPAEGNWLYFTTVNLETGETKFTADYEEQMRFQAEFREWYAAHPDGEKKDH